CGTTGCTGCGCAGCGCCACCTGGCTCTGTTCCTGGAACATCACCACAATCGGCGAGCTTTGCTGCACATCCCGCTGCAAGTCCTGGTAGGCGGTGGCGCGCGCTGTCGGGTCTTTTTCCTTCAGCGCCGTCATGGTCTTGCTGGAGAGCTGCGGTACCGCCCAGGCATTGCGCCAGGTGGTGGTACTCTGGTAGTTGCCATCACTGTTGTCGACATTGTAGGCAAAGGCCTTGGCATTGGCGTGCGGATCAAAGAAGTCCGGCCCCCAGTACAGCATGATGGCCTCGTGCTTGCGGGCCCGGTAGCGGGTAATGACCTGGCTGCCGGTACCGCTCAGCAGATTGAGCTTCACCCCACCCTTGGCCATGGAGGCCTGCAGCGATTGCGCCATGTCCATGAAGCGCGGTGCGTTGATCACATCCATGTCAAAACTGAGGTCCTTCACACCGGCTTTGCTCAGGATGGCCTTGGCTTTTTCCGGATCATACTTGAAGGGTGTTTCTTTCAGCGCGCCGGGGAAACCTTCCGGCAAGAAAGCCTGATGCACTTTCATCTGACCTTTCAGCAGGCGGTTGGCAATGCCGTCATAGTCCACCAGATAGCGCATGGCTTCCCATACCGCCGGGTTACGCAACTTCTCCTGCTTCTGGTTGAAACTGATGAAGTGGACGGCGGCCTGCGGATAGGTTTCCACACGGATGTCAGCGCGGGCTTTCATGGCCGTCAGCTGGTCCGGTCCCAGATCGCGGGCGATGTCTGCATCACCGGATTCCAGCAGCAGGCGCTGGGTGGCGGGCTCCACCACGTTCTTGATCAGCACCATACGGGTAGCCGGTGCACCCACCGGGGTGGTGGTATTGGCTTCCAGCACCACCACTTCCTTGGGCTTGTACAGCTTGAGCTTGTAGGGGCCGC
This genomic stretch from Leeia aquatica harbors:
- a CDS encoding ABC transporter substrate-binding protein, yielding MVTLFTLTLLGAAHAATPKDTLVVAKNIEDIVGLDPAEAFEFSSAEVVSNVYQNLIQYDVKNPNKVVPGLADSWTVAADGKSITFQLKPSAHFASGNDVRPEDVLFSFMRVVKLNKAPAFILAQLGWTPDNIGQMVRKTGNDSVTISWSGDFGAAFVLNLLAARPGSILDEKLVTQHQKGADLGNAWLNQNSAGSGPYKLKLYKPKEVVVLEANTTTPVGAPATRMVLIKNVVEPATQRLLLESGDADIARDLGPDQLTAMKARADIRVETYPQAAVHFISFNQKQEKLRNPAVWEAMRYLVDYDGIANRLLKGQMKVHQAFLPEGFPGALKETPFKYDPEKAKAILSKAGVKDLSFDMDVINAPRFMDMAQSLQASMAKGGVKLNLLSGTGSQVITRYRARKHEAIMLYWGPDFFDPHANAKAFAYNVDNSDGNYQSTTTWRNAWAVPQLSSKTMTALKEKDPTARATAYQDLQRDVQQSSPIVVMFQEQSQVALRSNVKGYINGLTPDFVLYDKVVKQ